In Alphaproteobacteria bacterium, the following are encoded in one genomic region:
- a CDS encoding nucleotide exchange factor GrpE, with the protein RRSDQQASDLKKYAISDFAKEVIGVLENFYLIMDNAPTEEISQNDAIKSFFEGVKITHNDLLKVFEKNGIKRISPLGEKFDHHTQQVVSQIENDKESGTVIKVLQAGYILNDRLLKEAMVVVAK; encoded by the coding sequence CAGAAGATCTGACCAGCAAGCCTCTGATTTAAAAAAATATGCTATTAGTGATTTTGCAAAAGAAGTAATAGGTGTATTAGAAAATTTCTATTTAATTATGGATAACGCACCAACTGAAGAAATTTCCCAAAATGATGCTATAAAAAGCTTCTTTGAAGGGGTAAAAATAACACATAATGATTTATTAAAAGTTTTTGAAAAAAACGGTATAAAAAGAATATCCCCTTTGGGTGAAAAATTTGATCATCATACACAGCAAGTAGTTAGTCAAATTGAGAACGATAAGGAATCTGGCACAGTTATAAAAGTATTACAGGCTGGATATATATTAAATGACCGTCTTTTAAAAGAGGCAATGGTAGTAGTAGCTAAATAA